TGGAAGAGGGCGAGCGCCGGCTGCACGAAGCGCAGCGGTTCTACGAGCGCGCGCTGGAGGCCGGCCGCAAGCCGCGCGACCGCAGCGCGGAGGGACTCGCGCTCCGCCGGCTGGGGCGCGTTGCCCGGGCACTGGGCCAGTGGGAAGTGTCGGCCAGGCGGTACGCGGACGGCTACGAAGTATCCATGGCCCAGCGTGATGACCTGGGCGCCGTGGTGGCGTGCCAGGGGCTGGGAAACGTGCACGTGGACCAGAGCCGGTGGAGCGAGGCCCGCGGGTGGTACCTTCGCGGCGTGGAGCACTGCCCGGCACGCCGGCCCACGCTGGAGTACGTGCACCTGTGCCTGGGCCTTTCCGTGGTAGAGCGCCGCCTGGGCGATCTGGATGCCGCGGCGGAGTGGCTGGCGCGCGCGGAGGAGAGCGGCGCCGGCCTCGGTGACGGAGTGCTGGGGGCGGTGGATCACGCCTGGGGGCGCCTGCACCTGACGCACGGCGCGGAGGGTGAGGCCGAATCCGCCTTTCGCCGGGCGCTGGGGCGGGAACTGGACCCCGTTCTCCGCGTGGCGGTGATGGTGGGTCTTTCCGAGCCCCTGCTGCGGCAGGGCCGCGCCCGCGAGGCGTTCGCCGTCGCGAAGGACGCCGAGGCGCTGGCCATCCACTCCCGCGCGGTGATCAAGCTCCCCGACGTGTACCGGGCGCTGGGAGCCGCCGCGGAGGTCGACGGCGCCGAGGCGTTCCTGTTCTACGAACAGGCGCTGGAGGTGTGCCGCGATCATGGGCTGCCCGCTTTCGAGGCGGCCGCGACACAGCATCAGTACGGGATGTTCGAAGCACGGCGGGGCGAGCCGGAGACCGCGGTGGCCCGGCTGCGGGAGGCGCACCGGCTGTACACGGAGCTGGGCGCGTGGATGGAGGCGGATGAAGTGGCGAAAGAGCTAGGGCGCATGGGCGCCGCGCTCGACGACAACAAACGGGAGCAGACGGTATGAAGTTGATCGCGAGCGTGTCGGCGCTCCTCTTGGGATTGCTCGTGGCGGGATGCAACGGCGAAGTGGTGATCGGGGGCCAGCGCCCCGCGCGCCTGGTGCTGGTTTCCGGCGATCTGCAGACCGGCACCGTGGGGCAGGAGCTCCCGGCCCCGCTCGTCGTCCGCGTGCTGGACGACAAGGACCGGCCGGTCCGCAACCAGCTGGTGAATTTCGTTGTCACCGCGGGCGGGGGCTCGGTGTTCGCCGGGAGTGCACTGACCAACAGCGACGGCGAGGCGCGCGAGCGGTGGACGCTGGGCCCCGTCGCCGCCCACACCCAGCGTGTGGAGGCGCGCGCCGTGAACGCGGAGACCGGTGCTGCGCTGGTCTTCGGCGAGTTCCGCGCGGTGGCGGTGCCGGACGCGCCGGCGCAGGCAAGCGGGGTGATCAGCGGCACCTTTGACGCGGTTCCGGACACTCCCGTGCCGAACATCGGGGTCAAGGTAACCGACAGGTACGGCAACCCGCTCTCCGGCGTCACCGTGAACTGGAGCGTGACCTCCGGCGGAGGAACCGTCGCCGCGCCGTCCACCCAGACCGGCGCGAGCGGGTTCGCAGTGGTTGAGTGGCGGCTGGGCAACGTGCCGGGCGTTCAGACCTTGCGCGGCCAGGCGGGCTCGCTGCCTCCCGTCGAGTTCAGCGCGCGGCTGCGGCTGCCCGTCACCATTGCCTTTGTCGCCGCGCCCGCCGTCGTGCCGGTGAACGGGTCCGCGGAGTTCGCGGTGGCGGTGCGCGATTCCATGGCGCAGCTGATTCCCAACACGCTCGTGGAGTGGACGCTGACCGGAGCGGGGGGCACCCTGACGCCCGTCTCCGCCCGCACGGCCAGCGACGGTACCGCGCGGGCCACACTCGCCGTGGGAACCGCGCAGACCAACTTCACGGTCACGGCACGCGCGGGCAACGCGCAGGTACAGACGCTTACGCAGGTGGACGGGCCCATCCTGATCACCGACCTGTCGGCGGGCGGCTCCCGCGGGAGCTTCAACCCCAACGGGGGCGCCACGGCGCGAATCGTTTCGTCGGCCGGAGCCATCACCAGCGCACAGGTCACGATTTACGGCCGCTCCGCGCCAATGACCTTCAACGCCGCCGAAGGCAAATGGGTCGGCAGCGTGATGCTGTCCGATGCCCCGGGAGGAACGCTGGAGGGCAACATCACGGCGCAGGACGCCGCGGGCAACACGCGTGTGCTCACCTTCACGGTGGTGAACGATGCCAACCCGGTGGTCACCATCCTGGAGCCCGGTTCCAACACCGTGTCGGCCAAGGGAAGCATCCGGATCCGCGCGACCTGCTCGTCGTATGCGGGGCGGAGACCGGAACTCTGCGCCGACCTGTACTCCAGGGTGTCTACCGATGCGGCCACCTATCTTCCGAGCGCACGCGGGCGCACGGAGGTGGACGTGGTTGTGCCCCTTCCGGCCGGCCCGGCCACTGTGCACATCTATGTCTCGTGGACCGACGCGCACGGGGTCTACTACAACGTCCTCAAGATGATCACGGTCAACGTGCAGCCGTGAGGAACGCCGGGCAGGTCCGCCCCGGAACGCGGACCTGCCCGGAGAGGGATCGCACCGGATCGGCGCACTCGGGAGTGTGGAGATGCGCATCGCCGGTCCGCTGATCCGGGGAGAAGCACTCCAAGGGCATGACTCGCCGGGCAACACCGTCGCTGACCCATGCAGATTAAGAAGCCCCGAACGGCGCCTGTGGGCGTCGTTCGGGGCTTCCCGCTGTTGGACCGGCAAATTCGATCGCTCAGGACCCTCCCAGCCGGCTTCACGTCCGCCGTCCCGCACTGAACTTTCCGCCCCGCCCAACCCTCCCCCAGTCTTTTTTGGGGGAGGGTGGGCCGGTGGTGCCGGCCCGGGTGGGGGCCGCCGTGGAGGCGATCAGTTGCCGAGCACCGCGCGCGAAGCGTTGATCAGGCCGTATCCCTGCTCGCTGTGGCGGTTGGGATAGTTGGCCGCGGTCTGCTGCAGCCGGGCGCGCACCTGGTCGCGCGTCAGCGACGGGTTGCGCGACCACACCAGCGCGGCCACCGATCCCACCACCGCCGTGGCGTTGCTGCTGCCGCCCATTCCCACCACGTCGGCCGTGTACCGGCCGGTGCTGGGCACATCCAGGTACGCCGTGACTTCTACGTCCGAGCCGCGGTGAATGCCGCAGGGCACGCCGCCGCCCGGGTACGTGATCCCCGTCACCGCCATCACCTCGGGCATGTCGGCGGGGAACACCACATTGCTGTCCAGAATGCCGTCGCCGCAGCCGCTGGTGCCCGCCGCGCCCAGGAACAGCGTGGGCGTGTTGTAGTGCCAGTACTCGATCTCATCGGACACCTGCCACCACCAGTTCAGGCTTTCCCACGCCATCACGATCACGCGGGCGCCGCTGCTCACCGCCAGCCGCACGCTCTCCTTGGCGTCGCTGCTGCTGACCGCCGCCACGCCGCTGGCCTGGCGCACGCTGATCAGGTTGGCGCGGTAGGCAATGCCGCCCACGTTGCCGCCGTCCCACGGCGCGGCGATGATGCCGGCCATGCGCGTTCCATGGCCGCACTCGTCGTACACGCTGGCCTGCGACGGCACCTTCAGGAAGCGCATGGTGCGCCCGGTGCTGCTGCCGGAGGCAAAGGTGCTGGTGAACTGCCCCTGCCCCGACGAGATGCCCGTGTCGATCAGGCCGATGGTGACGCCCGCGCCGGTGCTGTAGTTCCACGCGGCCGGAATGCCCATGGCCGTGAACTTCTGCGAATACACGTCGCTGGTCGTGGTGTACTGGCGGTCGCCCGTCCACGTGCTGCCCCAGTCGCAGCCGCCCACGCCGGCAAAGGCGTGCAGGTCGCCCTGGATCATCACCGGCTCCACGTAGTCCACCATCGGCAGCTTGCGGATGGCCGAAAGCGCCGCCTGGTCCGCCAGACGCACTTCCACCGTGGGAAGCAGGTCGTCGGTCTTCACCAGCGTCACGCCGCGCTGGGCCAGGATGGCGTTGCGCCCCTGCGTCCAGTTGGCCCCGTCCACCAGCACCTTGCCGCGGTACGTGCCGCGCGAGGAGCCGGGCTTCTTGATGCCGACGACCGCGGTTCCGCCGCCCGCCTGCACGAAGTTCCACAGTTCGGCGTCGCTGCGCTCGATGAGCGTGCCGCCGCGCTCCTGCTGGCGCGTGGGAATGGGGTCGGCGCCGCGGGCCTGGGCGGCGCCGGCGTCCGGGGCGGCGGTGGGGGTGGACTGGTCGGAGCAGGCGGCGAGCGCGGCCAGGCCGGCCGCCATGATGGAGCGGGAGATGGTACGGTTCCGCATGCGGGCCCTCACGTAGGGATGGATCGGCGGCCCGCGGTCGCGGGCTCGCCAGAACGGAATTTTCCGTCGGGTAGAGACCCGGTGAAGGCAAGAAGGGTGACACGCGCAAACCATCTGTTTCCCGCCATCCACCGGACACCCGCGATCCTCTTCCGCGCACCCGAAAAATCCGCGTACCCGCTTGCTGAATCAGGAGTTAGGGCGATCCACCATCGATGCGAACCGCCCCGGTTCGCGAGCAGTACACCGTGTACTTTTCCGTGACTTCCGCCCCGGAATGAGGCGGCGCACCGCACCAGAATGAGGCGGCGCAATCGGAGTGGGCGGCGCTACTGCCGCTCCAGTTGAAGCGTCAGGCTGACGGGCCGGACGTGGCAGCCATCATGGGTGATCACGACCCCGGACCGGGACGCGGGGCGATGGCCGGGCGCTGTTGCCGTAACGGTGTAGGTGCCGGCGCGTTCGCCCACACCGACAAAGCTGGCCGGGTTGCTGCCGCCCGGGCTGTCACTCCCTTCCTGCGGCTTCAGCGTATCGGCCCAGGCGCCCTCGCTCGCAATGACCGTCAGCGCGGCCGGAGCGGCTTGGCCGGCTGACCGCACGTGGACCGTGAGTCCATACACGTACTGCATCGTGCACATCTGGGCGTTCTCGCCGGGAGAAGCCGGTTCGGGGCTGGTGCGCGGGGCGGGACTGCACCCAACCGCGACCAAAAAGGCGGCCAAAAGGCCGGTTGTAGCAACTCGCATCTCGTTTCTCCGTCAAAAGCTGGCGTGGCAGCGGCGGTCGATTCCGCCCCCGACCGGTGGTGTACGCCATCGGCCGGCACAACGATCCAACAGACGCATCCGTACGAGGCGCAAAAAAGGGGAGCCGGCGGCTCCCCTTTCTCGACATCGGCGCGGAGAATTACTCCCACTCGATGGTGGCGGGCGGCTTGGAGCTGATGTCGTAGCACACGCGGTTGATCCCCGCCACCTCGTTGATGATCCGCGTGCTGATACGCGCAAGAACGTCGTGCGGAAACGGATACCAGTCCGCCGTCATCCCGTCGCGGCTGGTGACGGCGCGCAGGGCGCACACATTTTCGTACGTCCGCTCATCTCCCATCACGCCCACGCTGCGCACGGGGAGCAGGACGGCGAACGCCTGCCAGATGTCGTCGTACAGCCCCGCGCTGCGGATTTCTTCCAGGTAGATGGTGTCCGCCTGGCGCAGCACCTCAAGCTCGCGCCGGTCCACCGCGCCCAGGACGCGGATCGCCAGCCCGGGGCCGGGGAACGGATGGCGGCCCACCATCTCCTCCGGCAGGCCCAGCTCGCGCCCCACCTGCCGCACCTCGTCCTTGAACAGCTCGCGCAGCGGTTCGATGAGCGCAAACTTCATGTCCTCCTTCAATCCGCCCACGTTGTGGTGCGTCTTGATGGTGGCGGACGGTCCCTTTACCGACAGCGACTCAATCACGTCCGGATACAGCGTGCCCTGGACGAGGAACTGCGCGTCGCCGCCCAGCCGCGCCGATGCGTCCTCGAACACGTCGATGAACGTGTGGCCGATGATCTTGCGCTTGGCCTCGGGATCCTCCACGCCGGCCAGCCGGTCCAGGAACAGGTCGGAGGCGTCCACCACCTCCAGCTTGATCCCCATGTGCGCGCGGAAGGTCCGCTCCACGCTCTCGCGC
This Longimicrobium terrae DNA region includes the following protein-coding sequences:
- a CDS encoding Ig-like domain-containing protein, producing MKLIASVSALLLGLLVAGCNGEVVIGGQRPARLVLVSGDLQTGTVGQELPAPLVVRVLDDKDRPVRNQLVNFVVTAGGGSVFAGSALTNSDGEARERWTLGPVAAHTQRVEARAVNAETGAALVFGEFRAVAVPDAPAQASGVISGTFDAVPDTPVPNIGVKVTDRYGNPLSGVTVNWSVTSGGGTVAAPSTQTGASGFAVVEWRLGNVPGVQTLRGQAGSLPPVEFSARLRLPVTIAFVAAPAVVPVNGSAEFAVAVRDSMAQLIPNTLVEWTLTGAGGTLTPVSARTASDGTARATLAVGTAQTNFTVTARAGNAQVQTLTQVDGPILITDLSAGGSRGSFNPNGGATARIVSSAGAITSAQVTIYGRSAPMTFNAAEGKWVGSVMLSDAPGGTLEGNITAQDAAGNTRVLTFTVVNDANPVVTILEPGSNTVSAKGSIRIRATCSSYAGRRPELCADLYSRVSTDAATYLPSARGRTEVDVVVPLPAGPATVHIYVSWTDAHGVYYNVLKMITVNVQP
- a CDS encoding tetratricopeptide repeat protein, giving the protein MTQRALRIGAALKAIPETDDLTHLREALLSESRADAPQWGSAGEYLTLDLRTLDPAALELRIDALADRVRRRVDQVMRHTLRALAALERGEAAEVARHLVAAGEVEEGERRLHEAQRFYERALEAGRKPRDRSAEGLALRRLGRVARALGQWEVSARRYADGYEVSMAQRDDLGAVVACQGLGNVHVDQSRWSEARGWYLRGVEHCPARRPTLEYVHLCLGLSVVERRLGDLDAAAEWLARAEESGAGLGDGVLGAVDHAWGRLHLTHGAEGEAESAFRRALGRELDPVLRVAVMVGLSEPLLRQGRAREAFAVAKDAEALAIHSRAVIKLPDVYRALGAAAEVDGAEAFLFYEQALEVCRDHGLPAFEAAATQHQYGMFEARRGEPETAVARLREAHRLYTELGAWMEADEVAKELGRMGAALDDNKREQTV
- the guaA gene encoding glutamine-hydrolyzing GMP synthase, producing MDANRILIIDYGSQFTQLIARRIREERVYCEIHPPTRSLEWIREWAPKGIVLSGGPSSVYGEDVPTADPQLLHMGIPVLGVCYGMQLITHLEGGVVERGRREYGRAHVTVEEGTGIFDGFPAGERTQVWMSHGDHVVQPPPGYRLLASTEGLPWAAFAANDRPIYGVQFHLEVAHTTRGADMIGNFVFRVCGCEPTWTAGSYIENEIAKIRSTVGDAQVICGLSGGVDSSVAASLVHRAIGEQLTCIFVDTGLLRAGERESVERTFRAHMGIKLEVVDASDLFLDRLAGVEDPEAKRKIIGHTFIDVFEDASARLGGDAQFLVQGTLYPDVIESLSVKGPSATIKTHHNVGGLKEDMKFALIEPLRELFKDEVRQVGRELGLPEEMVGRHPFPGPGLAIRVLGAVDRRELEVLRQADTIYLEEIRSAGLYDDIWQAFAVLLPVRSVGVMGDERTYENVCALRAVTSRDGMTADWYPFPHDVLARISTRIINEVAGINRVCYDISSKPPATIEWE
- a CDS encoding S8 family peptidase; this encodes MRNRTISRSIMAAGLAALAACSDQSTPTAAPDAGAAQARGADPIPTRQQERGGTLIERSDAELWNFVQAGGGTAVVGIKKPGSSRGTYRGKVLVDGANWTQGRNAILAQRGVTLVKTDDLLPTVEVRLADQAALSAIRKLPMVDYVEPVMIQGDLHAFAGVGGCDWGSTWTGDRQYTTTSDVYSQKFTAMGIPAAWNYSTGAGVTIGLIDTGISSGQGQFTSTFASGSSTGRTMRFLKVPSQASVYDECGHGTRMAGIIAAPWDGGNVGGIAYRANLISVRQASGVAAVSSSDAKESVRLAVSSGARVIVMAWESLNWWWQVSDEIEYWHYNTPTLFLGAAGTSGCGDGILDSNVVFPADMPEVMAVTGITYPGGGVPCGIHRGSDVEVTAYLDVPSTGRYTADVVGMGGSSNATAVVGSVAALVWSRNPSLTRDQVRARLQQTAANYPNRHSEQGYGLINASRAVLGN